From the Actinomadura luzonensis genome, the window GACGGCGGCCCGCACCGCGGGCTCCTCCAGCACGTACCGCATGCCGCGCCACGGCTCCGACCGGGGCACCCCGTCCTGGGGCGGCGGGCCGGCGATGGCGGCGACCAGGCGGCGCATCGTGCCGGGCAGGTCGGCGGGGTCGAGGTGCGGCTTCAGCCCGTCGCCGCCGACCGCCGTGTGCGGGTCGGTGGTGAACAGGCCCTCCTTGGTGCCGAAGTAGCGGTAGAAGGTGCGCGGCGAGACGCCGGCGGCCGCGGCGATCCGCTCGACCGTGACCTCGGCGTAGCCGTGCTCGTCGAAGAGGTCCATCGCGGTGGTGATGATGTGGTGCACCGCGGCGAGGCGGTTGCGCTCACGGAGGGTCAGCGCCATCACAGCAGGCTATCACGTCCTGCCATGATGGCAGTATCTGCCACATTGACAGAAGGTGACAGCGGCGGGACGATGGCAGGGAAGCTCACGAGAAGCAGGTGACGGACATGCCCGTCCACGTAATCGCCGCTCATCTGGTGGTCATCACCGCCCCGCTCACGGCCCTGCTGGCGCTCGGCTACGCCTGGCGTCCGGGGATCCGGCGCGCCCTGCGCCTCCCCCTCGTCGCGGCCGGCGTGCTCAACGTGGCGCTCGCGGTCTGGGCCGAGGAGGCGGGCTCCACCCTCTACGAGGCGCTGCGGGCGTCCGCCGCGCGGGCCGGGAAGGACCTGCCGGCGACGGTCCTCGCGCACGCCCACCAGGGCGACGCCCTGACGGCGGTCTCGTTCGCGCTGGCGGTGACCGTGCTCGCGGTGGTCTGGTGGGTGCTCGCGCCCGGCCGGGCGCGCGGCGCGGGGGCGGTCGCCGCCTCCTGCCTGCTGACCGCGGCCGTGGCCGCCGTCTGGTGGTACACCGGGACCACGCTGGTGGCGGGTCTGGAGTCGGTGTGGGCCCAGCACGTCATGTGGCCGTCCTGAGCCCGGCTCCCGGGGCCGGGAACGCCGGCCCCGGAGCGGGCGCTCAGCCCTCCAGCACCTCGCGCAGCCGCGCCGCGAAGCCGTCGGGGTCGCCCGGCATGCCGAACGTGTCGTCCAGGAACCCGCCGTGGTTGCTGGGGAAGGTGACGGGCTCGACGCCGAGCCGGCCCGCGACCGCCACGCCGCCGCGGTGCGCCATCTCGCCCGCCGACTCGGCGCCGACGCCGATCACGATCCGGGTGGACGCGGCGCGCAGCGCGTCGAAGTCGTGCTCGTGGTGGGTGCAGGAGATGAGGTTCTGCCCGAGCAGCGCGTCGTCGCGGGAGCCGTCGTCCTCGGCCGGCAGGCCGAACATGGCCGGGTCGGGGGCCGGGCGGTCGGCGAAGTCGGCCGGGATGTCGCCCTTCAGGCCGACGATCGTGATGAACTGCGCCATCGCCGGGCCGAGCCCGTCCTGCCGGTACGTCCTGCTGATGCCCTGGATCGCGGCCAGCGCCTGCTCGCGGTCCGGCAGCACCTGGGCGGCGGGCGGCTCGTGCGCGACGAGCGTGCGCACCTGCTCCGGGTGCCGGGCCACCAGCACCAGCGCGTTGACCGCGCCGCCGCTGCTGGCGAAGACGTCCACCGGCCCGCCGCCGGCCTCGGCGATCAGCCGGTGCAGGTCGTCGGCGTGCTGCTCGGGCGTGGACTCCTCACCCGGCTCGCCGGTCTTGCGGCTCTCGCCCACGCCGCGCGGGTCGTAGGTGACGATCGTGCGCTCCGGCAGGCGCTCGGCCAGCGCGACGAACCCGGCCGCCCCCATGGGCGAGCCGATCAGCAGCAGCACGGGCCGGCCCGAGGGCTCGGCGGCCTCGCGCACCTCGTAGTGGAGGACCGCGCCGGGCACCTCGAGGGTGTGGGTCTTGAACTCTCGCATTTTTCGCTCCTTCGTCGCTTCCCCTGTATGGACCGGCCGGGCCGCCGGAACTCATCGCCGGCCCGGCGGCCGGGCGGCTCAGGGGCTGACGGGCGGTTCGTCCTGGTAGGCCCGGTGCAACAGCTTCACGAACGACGGGGCCGGGGGCAAGTCGGCGGCCCCGATCCGGTGCACGGGGACTGCGGGCGTCCAGGAGTTCATGACCACGGCGCCGGCCAGGCCGGGCAGGTCGTCGAGGGTGACCTCGCGGTCGAGCTGCGGGACGCCGAGCGCGGCCAGCCGGCGGCGGACGACTCCCATGGTGACGCCGCCCAGCCGCGCGGCCACCGGCCACACGACAGCCGAGCCGTCCCAGAAGGCGAGGTTCCAGATGGTGGCCTCGCTGAGCCGGCCCCGCCGGTCGACGAACGCGGCGTCGTCGAGGCCCTCGGCCGCCGCGCGGCGCAGGTGGTAGGTCTTGGCCGCCTCGCCGGCCTGCTTGACGTGCGGGAGGAACCGCTCGTGCGCGGCGGCCGCGAGCGCCAGCGGGCCCTCGGGAGGAGTGGCGGCCGGTCCGGTGCGCACCAGGACATCCGGCTCGGCGCCGGCGGCGGCGAACCCGGGCGCGTACACGTGGGCCGTCAGCGACAGGTCGGGCGGGCCGGCCGCGACGGCGGCGCGCAGGAAGGACCGCACCCGCTCGTCGGACAGCGTGCGGCCGAACAGCTCGGCCGAGGCGGCGCGCAGCCGTTCCAGGTGCAGGTCGAGGCCGCGCACCCGGCCGTCGCGGACCTGCATGGCGGTGAAGTGGGCGTAGCCGGCGAAGGCGAGCGGCGCGAGGTCGCCGGCGGTCGCCGGGCGGCCGTTGAGGTGGGCGGCCCAGATGGTCGGCATGGCGGATCCCTTTCTTCGCTTGCACACGCATGCTATCGACCTATGCAACGATCTGGGGCGTGGTAGGGCTGGCCCTACCACGCATCGGGGTGACGGCGGCAGTGCCGCGCCGGCGATCCGACCCTAAGGTCGGGATCGTCCGGTCCGTTGAGCCAGAATCGAGCGTCATGACCATGAAGAGGATCACCGTCATCGCGGGCGTGCTGGCCCTGCCGTGCCTCGGGATGGCGACGGGGTGCGGCCTGACCGGCGAGACGAACCACTCCACCGGCGCCTACGAGGTGCCGGATGCCGTGACGGCGCTGCGGGTGACCGCCGACGAGGGCGAGGTCGAGGTGATCGGCTCCGACCGCCGGACCATCGCGGTGACCGAGCGGCTGAGCTGGCGCAAGAACAAGCCGGCGACCAGTCACGAGGTGCGGGACGGCACGCTGGAGCTGAAATTCGACTGCCCGACGACGTTCGGGTTCGGCACGGTCGGCGTCGAGTGCGAGGTGGGCTACCGCGTCGAGGTGCCCAAGGGGCTGCGCGTCGAGGTCAGCTCCGACTCCGGCGACCTCAAGCTGACGGGCCTGTCCGGGGAGCTGCGGGCCCGCACCGACTCGGGGGCGATCGGCGCGGACGGGCTGGCCGGCGGCCGGGTCACGGCCACGACCGACTCGGGGGACGTCACGCTCGCCTTCACCGGCCCTCCTGACGCCGTCACCACCGAATCCGACTCCGGCCGGACCGTCGTCCGCGTGCCCGGCGGCCCGTACGACGTGCGGGCCGAGACCGACTCCGGCGAGAAGAAGATCACGGCCGCCACCAGCGCGTCGGCGCAGCGCCGGATCCGGCTCCGCAGCGACTCCGGCGACCTGGAGGTCGCCACCCCCTGACCCCCGCCCCGCGCGGCCGGGCCGGGGTGGTCAGCCGTTGGGGCGGCGCTGGACGTACAGGCGGTCGCCTTCCGGGCCCGTCCACTCGACCTTGACGACGCCCGCCACCGCCGCGTCGGCGACGCGGGACGGGTCGGCCCAGTAGCCGACGTTGGGGTTGCGGAAGAACGTGGCCCAGAGCTGTCCGCCGCGGTCGCGGAAGAGGTTGTTGTGGCCCGCGCCGACCCCCATCGTCCAGCGCCGCGAGTAGGGGCCCTCGAAGCGGTCGGAGACGGCGACCACCGCGTCGTACTGGTACTGGGCGCGGCCGGCGCCCGCCGGGTCGTAGGCGTGGCGGGTGGCGCCGTCGGCCGCGACGGAGGTGCGGTCCCAGGCGGCGTGCATGAGGTAGTACCTGCCCTCGTGCTTGAAGACGTACGCGCCTTCGAGGTACGGCTCCGGCGTGTACGGCGTCTGCTGGAAGGCGGGCAGGCCGGTCGTGGGGACGATGTCCTCCATGTCGTCCCGGAACCGGGCGTACAGGTTGTTGTGCAGCACCAGCCAGGCGTCGTCGCCCTCGGTGTACATGCTGCCGTCGATGTGGTGGTAGGCGCCGGGCTCGATGAAGGCGGGCCCGCCGATGAACGCAGGAACGAGCCGACCTTGCGGGAGTGGTCGCCCATGCAGGCCACGATGTACCAGCGGCCCCGGAAGTGGTGCACCTCGGGCGCCCAGGCGTTGCCGCGCCTGCCGAAGCGGTCGTCGGTCCAGTGCTCCTGCCACGGCGCGACGACGGTGCGGCCGGGCCGGTTCTCGCCGGCGAACTCCGGCGACCACACCTTGCCCTTCTCGGCGCCGGGCCTGATGCGGGTGGTGTCCGCGAGCCGCCACGGGCCGCGCAGGGACGGCGCCACCCACACGAAGATGCCGTCGTTCCAGGGGGCGGCGGCGTTCAGGCCGGGCACGCGGGTGGTGCCGGTGGCGACGTAGACCGGGCGGCCCCCGACCACGAAGCAGTTGACGTAGGTGTCGCGCATCCAGACCCGGCCCAGCTCCTGGTCGCGGGGGCGCAGTTCGAGCGGGAGGACGAAGGAGTTGTCCTCGCGCGGCCACAGGTCCAGGCGGGTGTCGGCGAGGCCGTACGGCTCGGGCTCCGGCCAGTTCGCCGGGTAACGCCGCCGCGCGGCGTCCGTCGTGGCGGCCCGGGCGGGCGTGGCGGGCAGCGTGGCGGGCAGCGCACTCCCGCTCGCCCGGCACGACCGGAGAACGCGCAGGTCACAACGACCGCGGCCAGCGGCCCGGGACGCCGCACGTCAGTCCGTAACGTTCCGACAACAGAGACGGCGGGCAGTCAGCGCGGCCGGGGCAGCACCATGGTGACCGACGTCCAGCGCCGCTCCCCCACCTCGACGGAGTCGGCGTGGACGGCCTCCTCGCGGAAGCCGAGCCGTTCGTACAGCCGCCTGGCCCCGTGGTTGTGGGCGTACACGCCGAGCGTGACGCGGGCGGCGCCCGGGTCGGCGAAGGCGGCGCCGAGGGCGGCGCGCACCAGCGCCTCGCCGTGCCCGCGCCCCCTGGCCTCGGGCGCGACGAGCACGAGGCCGAGCCGGACCGCCCCGGGCGCGGCGTCGGGACGCAGCATGACGTGGCCGATCGGCCGCCCGCCGGGCCCGTCGGCGACGAGCAGGCGGCGCGCGGGGTCGGCGGCGCGGAAGGCGAGGAGCTGCCCGGCGTCGAACGGCCAGGTGAAGCCGGCTTTCCCGGACCACAGGACGAGCGCGTCGAGACCGTCGATCCAGGAGGCGACCACGGCGGCGTCGGCGGGCTCCAGGGGGCGCAGCGAGATCACCCACGAGATCATACCCGTTTGGGCGTTTTCTGCCTGGGCATTCCGTATCGCCAGGACGCCGCGGCGGAGACGGGGGTGGCCGATGGCGGAGTTCGACGCCTCTTCGTACGGCAGGCACATCGCCGACATCTACGACGAGACGGTACGCGGCCTGCCCACGGACACGGCCGTGGCCTGCCTCGCCCGGCTGGCCGAGGGCGGCCCGGTGCTGGAGTTCGGCATCGGCACGGGACGGCTGGCGCTGCCGCTGGCCGAGCGGGGCCTCGCCGTGGCGGGCGTGGACGGCTCGCCGGACATGGTGGCGGCGCTGCGCGCCAAACCGGGCGGCGACCGCGTCCCGGTGACGGTGGGCGACTTCGCCGAGGTCCGGGCCGGGGAGGCGTTCGCGCTGGTCGTGCTGGCCTTCAACACCGTCTTCGCGCTGCCGTCGCAGGACGCGCAGGTGCGCTGCTTCGCCAACGCCGCCGCGCATCTGCGGCCCGGTGGCCGGTTCGTGGTGGAGGCGTGGGTGCCGGACCCGGGCGCGTTCCGCGACCGGGCCGCGCTGCGGCTGCTGGCGCTCTCGGAGGACGTGGTCACCGCCGAGGCCGCTCTCCTCGCCCCCGCCGAGCAGATGATGTACACGACCAAGATCCGGCTGACCGGCGAGGGGCCGCGCCTGCTGCCCGCCAACCACCGCTACGCCTGGCCCGCCGAGCTCGACCTGATGGGCCGGCTGGCCGGCCTGGAGCGCGAGCACCGCTGGGCCGACTGGGCGGGCACGCCGTTCACCGACGACAGCCGCGCCCACGTGAGCGTGTACCGCCTGCCCGGGGGCGCCTGATGGACCGGCCCCCCGAGCTGGACTACGTCCTGCCGCTGCGCTGGTACGACGACACGGACGACCGCGCCCTGGACGAGCTGACCGGGTACCTGCGCCGCCTGTCCCGCCACGCCCGGATCGTCGTCGTGGACGGCAGCCCGCCCGCCCTGTTCGCCCGCCACGCCCGCCGCTGGCGCGGCCTGGCCGTGCACGTGCCGCCCGACCCGGACGCGGCCTGCGCCAACGGCAAGGTCGCCGGGGTGCTGACCGGGATGCGGCTGGCCCGCGCCGAGCACGTGGTGATCGCCGACGACGACGTCCGCTACGGGCCGGAGGAGCTGGCCGCCGTCCGCCGCCTGCTCGCCCGCGCCGACCTGGTACGGCCGCAGAACCACTTCTCCCCGCTGCCCTGGCACGCCCGCTGGGACACCGCCCGCAGCCTGCTCAACCGCGGCCTCGGCGCCGACTACCCCGGCACGTTCGGCGTGCGCCGCTCGTTCTTCGAGCGGATGGGCGGCTACGACGGCGACGTGCTGTTCGAGAACCTGGAGCTGATCCGCACCGTCCGCGCGCACGGCGGCACCGAGGTGGCCCCGCCCGGCCTGTACGTGCGCCGCCTGCCGCCGGAGGCGTCCCGCTTCTGGTCGCAGCGGGTCCGCCAGGCCTACGACGACCTGGCGCAGCCGGCCCGGCTGGCGCTGTTCCTGTCCGTGCTGCCCGCCGTCGCCGCGGCGCTGCTGCGGCGCAGGCCGGGGCTGGTGGTGGCCGGGGCGGCCGCGGTGACCGCGCTGGCCGAGGCCGGGCGGCGGCGGGCGGGCGGCCGCCGGGTGTTCCCGTGGGACACCTCTCTGTTCGCCCCGCTGTGGGTCCTGGAGCGGGCCACGTGCAGCTGGCTCGCGGTCGCCGCCGCGCTGCGCGGCGGGGTCCCGTACGCCGGGCGGCGGCTCAAGGTGGCCGCGCACTCGGCCCGGCGGCTCAAGGTGGCCGCGCACCAGGCATGGCGGCTCGGAGCGGCCGCCCGCGCGGCGGGCCGTCAGGTCCCGGGCGGCGGGTCGGGCTCGCTGGAGGCCTGAAAACCGATCGCCTTGTGCGAGCCGTCGCAGAACGGCTTGGCCGAGGAGCCCCCGCACCGGCACAGCGCCACGGTGGTCCGGCCGGGGTCGATCGGCTCCCCGTCCTGGGTCAGCAGTTCGAAGGTCCCCCTGATCAGCAGCGGGCCGTCCGCGCAGGGCGTCACCGTCACCACGTCTTCGTCCACCGATGCCCTCTGCCCCACCGGCCCCACGGGAAACGGGCCGCCCCAGCGGAAAGGACGGGCGTCCCACGGATCCGGACCTGCGCGGGACCGGCGGCTTCACTGATCCGCCGCCTGTTTCTAGGTTTTTGGCGTTGACGACAGCACGCCCCCTCGATGTCAGGAGCCAGCGGTGAACGAGTCCCTGCGGCAGATCGGCCGTTTCCTGTGGCATTACGCTGAGATGGCCGTCGCGATGCTCCTCGGCATGGCGCTGCTGGGCCCGCTGTGGTCGGCGGCCCTGCCGGACGCGGTGGCCAGGCTCGACGTGCGCACCCTGACCATGGCCGCCGACATGGCCGCCGGAATGGCGGTGTGGATGCGGGTGCGCCGCCACGGGTGGCCGGCGATCGCCGAGATGGCGGCGGCGATGGTGGCGCCGTTCCTGGTGCTGCTGGTGCCGTACTGGCTGGGCGTGCTGCCGGGGGCGGTGGTGTCCGGGGCGGGGCACGCGCTGATGTTCGTCCTCATGGCGGTGGTCATGCTGCGGCGGCGCGCGGAGTACACGGGGCACCCCGTCCGGGTCCGCGTCCCGGCCAGGGTGGTCAAGGTGGCGGCGCTGGTGCTGGCCACGCTGCTGGTGCCGGGCGCGGTGTCGGCGGTCAGCACGGTCGGCAGGTTCCGCGACCTCTACACCGTGCGCGCCGACGCGCCGGCCGTGCCGCCCTCCACGCGTTCCTCCTCCTACGACCCGGCCAGGCCGACCGTCGCCCTGCTGCTGGGCGGCCGGGGCACCAACGTGGCGGACCTGCTCGGCCCGTTCGAGGTGCTGGAGAGCACCGGCGCGGTCAACGCCTACCTCGTCGCGGCCGGCCCCGGGCTCGCGCCGCTGACCGGCGGCCTGGACGTCGTGCCCGACCTCACCTTCGACGAGCTGGACCGGCTGCTGGCCGGGCACGGCGACCGGCTGGACGCCGTCGTGATCCCCGCCGTGCAGCCGCCCGAGCCGGCCGAGTCGGCGCGGATCGTCTCCTGGCTGCGCCGCCAGTCCGCGGCCGGGGCGGTGACGGTCAGCGTGTGCAACGGCGCGCGCATGCTCGCCACGACCGGCCTGCTGGACGGCCGGCCGGCGACCTCGCACTGGTGGCGGCTCGGCGGCCTCCGCAAGGACTTCCCGCAGGTCGGCTGGACCGCCGGCCACCGCTACGTGGACGACGGGAACGTGCTCACCACGGCCGGCGTGCTGTCCGGCGTCGACGGCGCGCTGCGCCTGGTCGAGCGCCTGGCGGGCGAGGACGCCGCCCGCCTGGCCGCCACGCGGGCGCACTGGCGCCACTACTCCCCCGGCGTCCCCGCGCCGCTGCCGGAGCACGCCCTGGAGCCGCGGGACGTGGTCGTGGCGCTGAACTCCTCCTACCAGACCGGGCCCGCGCGGCTCGGCGTGCCGCTGGTCGACGGGGTCGGCGAGCTGGAGCTGGCCTCGGTGTTCGTCTCCTACACCGAGGAGTCGATGACGAGCAGGACGGTGGCGCTCGGCGACGGGCCGGTCCGGTCGCGGCACGGGCTGACCTTCGTGCCGCGCGCCACGCTCGCCGCCGCCGCGGGCGGCCTGGACCGGCTGCTGGTGCCCGGCGCGGACGCGGCCCGGCGGCACGTGCTGGGCACCGCGCCCTCGCCGGCCACCGGCGGGCTGCGGCCGGAGTACCTGCACGCCCGCGAGGGGTTCCCGTTCGACGCGGTGATGCTGGACGTCGCGGCCACCTACGACCTGCAGACGGCCCGGTGGACGGCGAAGACGCTGGAGTACCCGCTGTCGGACGTACGGGTGACCGGCAGCGCCTGGCCGTGGGGCCCGACGCTGCTCCTGGCGGGGCTGGCGGGGCTGGGCCTCGGGGCCGCACTGGCGGCCCGGGCGCCGGCCCGCCGCCTGCGGGCCGCCCGCCGCCGCGCCCCGGCCGCCGCCGGGACCGGCCGCGAGCAGCCGCCCGCGGAGCTGACCCAGCGCTGAGGCGCGGCCCTACTCCAGGAGCAGGCCCATGTAGTACTCGTCCACCCGCCGCCCGCCGACCTCCAGCGCGGACCTGCGCAGCCCCTCGACCTGGAAGCCGCACGCCAGGTAGAGCCCGAGCGCCGGGCGGTTGTGGCACATGACGGTGAGCTCCAGCCGGGCCAGGCCGGCCTGCCGCGCCTCGGTCACGGCCCGCTCCAGCAGCCGCCGGCCGAGGCCGCGCCCCGCCGACGGGTCGCGCTCGCCCGGCTCCAGCAGCATGAACGCCGACTCGCGGTCCAGCCGGAGCTGGAGGCCGAGCAGGGCCCCGGCGTCGCCGGGCGTGGCGCGGCGGACCTCGA encodes:
- a CDS encoding TetR/AcrR family transcriptional regulator; protein product: MALTLRERNRLAAVHHIITTAMDLFDEHGYAEVTVERIAAAAGVSPRTFYRYFGTKEGLFTTDPHTAVGGDGLKPHLDPADLPGTMRRLVAAIAGPPPQDGVPRSEPWRGMRYVLEEPAVRAAVHAGLDEGSRRLTDLLTAAGVPPVRARVTARAYWFGVYFGSLEQWHLDGRVRPLLSYVEEALAVLGGS
- a CDS encoding alpha/beta fold hydrolase, whose amino-acid sequence is MREFKTHTLEVPGAVLHYEVREAAEPSGRPVLLLIGSPMGAAGFVALAERLPERTIVTYDPRGVGESRKTGEPGEESTPEQHADDLHRLIAEAGGGPVDVFASSGGAVNALVLVARHPEQVRTLVAHEPPAAQVLPDREQALAAIQGISRTYRQDGLGPAMAQFITIVGLKGDIPADFADRPAPDPAMFGLPAEDDGSRDDALLGQNLISCTHHEHDFDALRAASTRIVIGVGAESAGEMAHRGGVAVAGRLGVEPVTFPSNHGGFLDDTFGMPGDPDGFAARLREVLEG
- a CDS encoding aminotransferase class IV family protein; its protein translation is MPTIWAAHLNGRPATAGDLAPLAFAGYAHFTAMQVRDGRVRGLDLHLERLRAASAELFGRTLSDERVRSFLRAAVAAGPPDLSLTAHVYAPGFAAAGAEPDVLVRTGPAATPPEGPLALAAAAHERFLPHVKQAGEAAKTYHLRRAAAEGLDDAAFVDRRGRLSEATIWNLAFWDGSAVVWPVAARLGGVTMGVVRRRLAALGVPQLDREVTLDDLPGLAGAVVMNSWTPAVPVHRIGAADLPPAPSFVKLLHRAYQDEPPVSP
- a CDS encoding DUF4097 family beta strand repeat-containing protein is translated as MTMKRITVIAGVLALPCLGMATGCGLTGETNHSTGAYEVPDAVTALRVTADEGEVEVIGSDRRTIAVTERLSWRKNKPATSHEVRDGTLELKFDCPTTFGFGTVGVECEVGYRVEVPKGLRVEVSSDSGDLKLTGLSGELRARTDSGAIGADGLAGGRVTATTDSGDVTLAFTGPPDAVTTESDSGRTVVRVPGGPYDVRAETDSGEKKITAATSASAQRRIRLRSDSGDLEVATP
- a CDS encoding family 43 glycosylhydrolase — protein: MAGALDRRPLRQARQRLGARGAPLPGPLVHRGLHGRPLPQGRLVPAFIGGPAFIEPGAYHHIDGSMYTEGDDAWLVLHNNLYARFRDDMEDIVPTTGLPAFQQTPYTPEPYLEGAYVFKHEGRYYLMHAAWDRTSVAADGATRHAYDPAGAGRAQYQYDAVVAVSDRFEGPYSRRWTMGVGAGHNNLFRDRGGQLWATFFRNPNVGYWADPSRVADAAVAGVVKVEWTGPEGDRLYVQRRPNG
- a CDS encoding GNAT family N-acetyltransferase, translating into MISLRPLEPADAAVVASWIDGLDALVLWSGKAGFTWPFDAGQLLAFRAADPARRLLVADGPGGRPIGHVMLRPDAAPGAVRLGLVLVAPEARGRGHGEALVRAALGAAFADPGAARVTLGVYAHNHGARRLYERLGFREEAVHADSVEVGERRWTSVTMVLPRPR
- a CDS encoding class I SAM-dependent DNA methyltransferase, with protein sequence MAEFDASSYGRHIADIYDETVRGLPTDTAVACLARLAEGGPVLEFGIGTGRLALPLAERGLAVAGVDGSPDMVAALRAKPGGDRVPVTVGDFAEVRAGEAFALVVLAFNTVFALPSQDAQVRCFANAAAHLRPGGRFVVEAWVPDPGAFRDRAALRLLALSEDVVTAEAALLAPAEQMMYTTKIRLTGEGPRLLPANHRYAWPAELDLMGRLAGLEREHRWADWAGTPFTDDSRAHVSVYRLPGGA
- a CDS encoding glycosyltransferase, which gives rise to MDRPPELDYVLPLRWYDDTDDRALDELTGYLRRLSRHARIVVVDGSPPALFARHARRWRGLAVHVPPDPDAACANGKVAGVLTGMRLARAEHVVIADDDVRYGPEELAAVRRLLARADLVRPQNHFSPLPWHARWDTARSLLNRGLGADYPGTFGVRRSFFERMGGYDGDVLFENLELIRTVRAHGGTEVAPPGLYVRRLPPEASRFWSQRVRQAYDDLAQPARLALFLSVLPAVAAALLRRRPGLVVAGAAAVTALAEAGRRRAGGRRVFPWDTSLFAPLWVLERATCSWLAVAAALRGGVPYAGRRLKVAAHSARRLKVAAHQAWRLGAAARAAGRQVPGGGSGSLEA
- a CDS encoding CDGSH iron-sulfur domain-containing protein: MDEDVVTVTPCADGPLLIRGTFELLTQDGEPIDPGRTTVALCRCGGSSAKPFCDGSHKAIGFQASSEPDPPPGT
- a CDS encoding DJ-1/PfpI family protein, whose amino-acid sequence is MNESLRQIGRFLWHYAEMAVAMLLGMALLGPLWSAALPDAVARLDVRTLTMAADMAAGMAVWMRVRRHGWPAIAEMAAAMVAPFLVLLVPYWLGVLPGAVVSGAGHALMFVLMAVVMLRRRAEYTGHPVRVRVPARVVKVAALVLATLLVPGAVSAVSTVGRFRDLYTVRADAPAVPPSTRSSSYDPARPTVALLLGGRGTNVADLLGPFEVLESTGAVNAYLVAAGPGLAPLTGGLDVVPDLTFDELDRLLAGHGDRLDAVVIPAVQPPEPAESARIVSWLRRQSAAGAVTVSVCNGARMLATTGLLDGRPATSHWWRLGGLRKDFPQVGWTAGHRYVDDGNVLTTAGVLSGVDGALRLVERLAGEDAARLAATRAHWRHYSPGVPAPLPEHALEPRDVVVALNSSYQTGPARLGVPLVDGVGELELASVFVSYTEESMTSRTVALGDGPVRSRHGLTFVPRATLAAAAGGLDRLLVPGADAARRHVLGTAPSPATGGLRPEYLHAREGFPFDAVMLDVAATYDLQTARWTAKTLEYPLSDVRVTGSAWPWGPTLLLAGLAGLGLGAALAARAPARRLRAARRRAPAAAGTGREQPPAELTQR
- a CDS encoding GNAT family N-acetyltransferase, which encodes MIEVRRATPGDAGALLGLQLRLDRESAFMLLEPGERDPSAGRGLGRRLLERAVTEARQAGLARLELTVMCHNRPALGLYLACGFQVEGLRRSALEVGGRRVDEYYMGLLLE